A DNA window from Hevea brasiliensis isolate MT/VB/25A 57/8 chromosome 2, ASM3005281v1, whole genome shotgun sequence contains the following coding sequences:
- the LOC110648506 gene encoding G-type lectin S-receptor-like serine/threonine-protein kinase CES101 gives CSYFLCFVSHSSDATYTLNQGAMLNFSNRLVSGNGLFALGFAGQYLVINYTNGDDLSGHPVWSANGDKTIRENAGVLTIVESGKLKIIHGDGQIELYQVSPRIELYQGQSASTSKLTAVLQDDGNFVLKHETANSSEDLWESFDYPTDTLLPKMKLGINKKTGKTWKLTSWFGEDIPRPAAFTMEWDPSERQVIVKRRGIKFWTSGMLTHDNKLENFRQDESNSTITSLGFQPKKRITLCTQFSLTSTSTREIKKGIMFPGGSRLSGKNDDSFALRSGYFESDMTRYEDNNNLSFLDCKDLCWEDCSCTGFQQAVGRSGCVFARGHFYRRNLKGCEENYYIIIEGPPLTWDERSLIYEYMSNKSLDSFIFDQSKRVLLDWRKRFSVIEGIAQGLLYLHKYSRLRVIHRDLKTSNILLGKDMNPKISDFGMVRIFKVNESEANTNRIIGNYGYMFPEYAMEDIFSVKSDVYSFGVLMLEIISSKRNHSTYHYDRPLNLVGYALELWKEDVFEMLDPTSRDSAPREQVLRCINVALLWVEHSPFDMPNMAEVLSMLANEIQQLPMPKQPAFYVGTATSTESTSGDKGRETYSASGLSLTDMAGR, from the exons TGTTcttattttctttgttttgtGTCTCACTCTTCAGACGCCACATATACACTCAACCAAGGTGCTATGCTCAACTTCTCAAATCGCCTTGTTTCCGGAAACGGGCTCTTTGCTTTAGGATTCGCCGGCCAGTACCTGGTGATAAATTACACTAACGGCGATGACTTAAGCGGTCATCCTGTCTGGTCAGCGAATGGAGATAAAACAATCAGGGAAAATGCTGGGGTTCTCACCATAGTTGAATCTGGGAAATTGAAAATTATTCACGGAGATGGACAGATAGAATTGTACCAGGTCAGTCCGCGTATAGAATTGTACCAAGGTCAGTCTGCGTCCACCTCAAAATTGACAGCAGTTTTACAGGACGACGGCAATTTTGTATTGAAACATGAAACCGCAAACTCCAGCGAGGACTTGTGGGAAAGCTTTGATTATCCCACGGACACGCTTTTGCCCAAAATGAAATTGGGAATAAACAAAAAGACTGGGAAAACTTGGAAGCTCACGTCGTGGTTTGGTGAAGACATCCCAAGGCCTGCAGCATTCACTATGGAGTGGGATCCTAGCGAACGTCAAGTAATCGTTAAGCGGCGAGGAATTAAATTTTGGACTAGTGGGATGTTGACTCATGATAACAAACTGGAAAATTTTCGGCAAGATGAATCGAATTCAACTATAACCTCGCTAGGGTTTCAGCCGAAGAAAAGGATTACCTTATGTACACAATTCTCGTTAACAAGTACTTCGACTCGGGAAATAAAGAAAGGAATAATGTTTCCAGGTGGTTCTAGATTATCAGG GAAAAATGATGATAGTTTCGCATTAAGATCTGGGTACTTCGAGAGTGACATGACGCGCTATGAAGATAATAATAATCTAAGTTTCCTTGATTGCAAAGACCTGTGCTGGGAAGATTGCAGTTGTACTGGATTTCAACAAGCCGTGGGCCGTTCTGGCTGCGTATTCGCTCGCGGACATTTCTACAGGAGAAATTTGAAAGGGTGTGAAGAAAATTATTACATCATTATTGAGGGTCCTCCACTAACAT GGGATGAGAGATCATTGATCTACGAGTACATGTCCAATAAAAGTTTAGACTCTTTCATCTTTG ATCAATCGAAAAGGGTGCTATTGGATTGGAGAAAGCGATTTAGTGTTATTGAAGGAATAGCTCAAGGTCTCCTTTACCTTCACAAGTATTCCAGATTAAGAGTAATCCACAGAGATTTGAAGACCAGTAACATATTACTTGGCAAAGATATGAACCCCAAAATTTCTGATTTTGGTATGGTAAGAATTTTCAAGGTAAACGAATCCGAAGCAAACACCAACAGGATTATAGGAAACTA TGGCTACATGTTTCCAGAATATGCAATGGAAGACATATTCTCAGTGAAATCTGATGTTTATAGTTTTGGAGTTCTGATGTTAGAAATCATAAGCAGTAAAAGAAATCACAGCACTTATCATTATGATCGGCCGCTCAATCTCGTGGGTTAT GCATTGGAGCTATGGAAAGAGGATGTATTTGAAATGTTAGATCCAACGAGTAGAGATTCAGCTCCAAGGGAACAAGTTTTGAGATGCATTAATGTGGCATTGCTATGGGTGGAGCATAGTCCCTTTGATATGCCAAACATGGCAGAAGTTTTATCTATGTTGGCTAATGAAATTCAACAGTTGCCAATGCCCAAACAGCCTGCATTTTATGTTGGAACAGCCACTTCAACGGAAAGTACAAGTGGAGATAAAGGTCGAGAAACTTATTCAGCAAGTGGCTTGTCCTTGACAGACATGGCTGGACGATAA